CCTTTGGATACACATTAGCAGCAGAATGTTTGTCAATATTTTTACCCCACAGCATTTTTGCACCaatctcaacatgctcaagtcaggagcctctaacTTTAGGTTTTTCAACTGAagttcatttacatgttttggaGTTAATTATAACGTCCATTTTCtctgaacaagtacacatttttgtttaggggctaaTTGAAGCCGCCTCACTGTGCAGGTTTATGTtgctgtgttaaagacccataGGTGCCCTTCGAATGTTTTCTTGCCCGTTGGTCccgttgttgtctctttgaaacattccctatttccattctcaattttattattatttatctaAGCAACAGACAATGAGTATAAAAGTTTTATTCACAATGTACTGAAGAATTCATCTGACATCAATAAGGTTGGCTGTTAAACTGTGGTCCTCCACCAAAACTGGGTCGATTATTTTGAAAGGGTGTTGGTTGTCTGACTTTGTTGTATTCTATATTCTGTATGTAACGATTGTCAACAACAGATCTACCGGGGTTCTGCCCAGTCTGTCCCTGGTTAACACTACCGGGGGTCTGTTCAGTCTGTCCCTGGCTAACACTATTATTACACATAATATTCTCTGTATTTCTATTGATCATTGTCTGATTGTTATCGTAAGAAGTTGGAGCAGGTCCTTGTGAAAAATTACTATTCTGATAAGGAATATAAGAACCAGAATTTTGATCATTTTGAACACAGTAATTAGAGTTATTTCTTGGAGCAGGTGCTTGCCAACTTGAATTTTCAGAACTTGAAGACCTTGCTGTTGCCTGCCAACTTGCATTGTTAGGATTTGAAGACTTTGGTGCCTGCCAATTTGTATTGTTAGGATTTGAAGACCATTCAGGTGCTTGCCACATATTATTATCAGAACTTGAAGGCCCTGATGGTGCTTGCCAATTTGTATTGTCCGAACCTGAAGGTCTTGAAGGTGCTTGCCAATTTGTATTTGCAGAACTTGAAAATCTTGAAGGTTCCTGCCAACTTGTATTGTCAGAACCTGAAGACCTTGAAGGTGCTTGCCAGTTTGTATTGTCAGAAGATCTTGAAGCTGCTTGCCAGTTTGTATTGTCAGAAGACCTAGAAGGTGCTTGCCAGTTTGTATTGTCAGAAGACCTTGCAGGAGTTTGCCAGTTTCTAATATTACTGCCAGATCTAGACTGTGTATGCTGGTTTGAATCACCTGAATCACTACAACCAGCAGGTGCTTGCCAATTACCACCAGATTGATAATTTGTGACAGGTTGTTGCCATTTATCACTTGACTGTTGGTTTGTAACTGATTGTTGCCAATTATCAGTAGATTGATTATTGGTGGCAAGTTGTTGCCAATTACTATTATCTGCTTGAAGAGGTGCATGATTTTGTTTAGTATGATTGTGTCCTTGCCATGCTTGCTCAGATGCATTAGAGTTCTGGTTGAAAGTAATATTACTCTTTGATGCTCCAAATGGTTGGCAGTTACTGGTCTTTTGAAGAGCATTTGTATGACTCCATTGGTTAGATCCAAAACTGAAATTTGGGGGAGGTTTACTAAGATCTTGATTAAACATCAACTGTCCTGAATTGTTTCCCTGTGGTGGTTGAAAACTATAGGTATTATTATGAGGAGGCTGATTAAAAGGTCCAGAGTTTCCACTGAAAGTTTGTCCTCCTTGATTAACATTACTTGGTCCATTACTGGCATTGAATCGAGGCCTGTTTCCTTGATGTAGAGGTTGGTGAGGAAACCTGGGATTGTTATGGTTTGGTGGACCTCTTTGTTGAAATTTATTATGCTGTCCACCAAATGGAGCAAACTTTCTTGGACCTTGATGTCTTTGAGCACCAGGATTGAAATTACCTAAAATTTGAAAgaagacatattttgtttttctatctCTATATTCAGGTATATAATCTTTATTTCTACTTTCCTTTATGTaaagttttatcaaaataaattgattatcctcttaaaaaaaacacatgatcAATACATCAAAATTTTGATTCAGTTTACCAAATAGGACTCTGTGGATTCAATTCATTTACTTTTGGGGTTACCAGTATATATATAACAGTGGATTGCGGAAAACTAGCATTTTCATGGATAAtcaattttgtggttttgttaaAAACCTATATTAAATGattcataatttgtttaatatttaaattcatggttcccATGTACCAAAGAAATCAAACTAAAATTGGTTtccaatgaataataaaaatgtatttactgCTGAAGACAATTGTACAatgaataataattaagaaatacttcatgggggcttgaatatatcgtgatgtTACCACAGGTTGGCACATTATGCTAGGCCctaaatattttaccctgagcgaaaGGGACAACCAGTGGTAAAAtcacaatattttcattttaatttgtgtTAAACTCAATACACATACTTTTCATACTTTTGATAAAGGAAGTTATTTCACTCAAAATGTGTTAAAACGGCAATATATCACTTTTAAATCATGCTTTGAGTGGGCAAAAGCCAAGTTTGTCTGTTATAGATCCTGTCCTTAATTGACAAAtgaaagtaatttgtttaaaaagtgtgtaatatcGGAATCAAATCAGTAACTGGCAAATGAACTATTGTAAAAAGGCAGTTTATTACATGATccttaaacaaacaaaattcagttgttgtcttttgttgctgtattacatatttgtttttcgataatTACTTTATACGtaagttttctagtttgaattgttttacatttgtcattgcaAGGCTTTTCATAGCTgattataccatgtatactgtataggttttgctcattgttgaaggttgtacagtgacctatagatgttgacttctatgtcatttgataTCTGGTTGAGAGTTGTCCTGATGACTTTAAACAGATTTGACCTCATTCTTGTGTCTGATTCTAGAAACTGGTTGAACTGCACAACACATTGGAGTATCAATCAGGGATATCAGTGTATCAAACCAGTATTATTGTTTATGCaaaaaatggatgaaaattaatTTCTGCTAACTATAACAATATATAAGAATGAGAGGAGATATGAAGAAAGCTGCTAAAATTTGTGATTAGTTAGATGCTGATTGTTTATCATGGATTATCTCCCCCTATAATACAAGCAAACACATTGTATAAACATTTACCAATCTACCCTAGATTAATACTTACTGTTTACATGGATTACCTCCCCTTACAAATCTACAAGACACATTTTATTACCATTTTTATGCATATCTGTCCTAGGTAAATACTTACTGTTTCCAGTTTGCTGTGGTTCATTGGTAACTTCATTTGACCTAGAGATAGAAATAACAGTAAATTTTACTAATTTAATGTATCTATTATACCCATGCTTGATTAATACAACATATGCATAAAAAGCTCTGACACTTTTTGATTTCAATGAATTGACAAAACCTTGAAGAAACTGTTGtgattgattatttttattgttcataACTAATATAGAATGAGGATAAGTTATACAGTTGAGCTAAAAATAAAGCTGAAAAAGCGGGAAGTAAAAATTAATTAGTTTGAAACATTAA
This genomic window from Mytilus galloprovincialis chromosome 9, xbMytGall1.hap1.1, whole genome shotgun sequence contains:
- the LOC143046383 gene encoding uncharacterized protein LOC143046383; the encoded protein is MDKAVDDCIVVDCDEIEGSSVNMVKVANDDGDIINVNSGQVLISDEEGESHDVQREQNKTEKLQKIRENLNKLQEVIGKGNNSEDSAVVLDSPCKLLIVDSEVTSMEINKQSNVLGDDSVNKTNDSSMQKNCQINTSFSSSEKNECKQDNEQVLESPDSEIKMAELVSTEISSKQSDAVNIVTVKVESIDDDCVITSQIDPGQYRIKVESESDVENNISSDSTSSSSSSESEDEAEQAKKPQSRSRHSSTSSLTDKQIKLCKEEIRTKGELFPEDLPPLEDLAITVDESVQLIHIGDVTSVIGVLVVVQSNDNMPPLNEDTILFLEGRASCGKIFEVFGPVALPWYSVRFNSLEDITNKEVSIGTKMYCAPKVDQYTNYVFVEHLKQIRGSDASWEDNNEPPAKFVEYSDDEEEKRAKAKHRNKKQQENADGDLLPGAKNSHKKKYRQSNEVTNEPQQTGNSNFNPGAQRHQGPRKFAPFGGQHNKFQQRGPPNHNNPRFPHQPLHQGNRPRFNASNGPSNVNQGGQTFSGNSGPFNQPPHNNTYSFQPPQGNNSGQLMFNQDLSKPPPNFSFGSNQWSHTNALQKTSNCQPFGASKSNITFNQNSNASEQAWQGHNHTKQNHAPLQADNSNWQQLATNNQSTDNWQQSVTNQQSSDKWQQPVTNYQSGGNWQAPAGCSDSGDSNQHTQSRSGSNIRNWQTPARSSDNTNWQAPSRSSDNTNWQAASRSSDNTNWQAPSRSSGSDNTSWQEPSRFSSSANTNWQAPSRPSGSDNTNWQAPSGPSSSDNNMWQAPEWSSNPNNTNWQAPKSSNPNNASWQATARSSSSENSSWQAPAPRNNSNYCVQNDQNSGSYIPYQNSNFSQGPAPTSYDNNQTMINRNTENIMCNNSVSQGQTEQTPGSVNQGQTGQNPGRSVVDNRYIQNIEYNKVRQPTPFQNNRPSFGGGPQFNSQPY